In Deinobacterium chartae, one genomic interval encodes:
- a CDS encoding YhgE/Pip domain-containing protein yields MPDPTPNPHNRRSFFTDYRLLTPSERSLWRYPLMWAAAIAILFIPLIYAGIYLASVWDPYGHLDRLPVALVNLDRGASARGKTYQLGRDLVAELRKDPPAKFIDYPSEAAAQAAVRRGEVYFALTLPGDFSRKAVAGSSAEHGQLRLYTAPGTSYFSSRVGSSIAREIAADLNRTLGSNRWEVVRASLRDVQQGFESIRNATGQLRDGAASLEDGAGRLASGANELASGARSAHSGGQQLTRGARDLSGGVTRLTAGTAELSRGLRELEAAAPGRQQLQPLQSGAQELAQGNAQLATGLAQLEGGARQLEGGAADLARGATQLEGGAQQLAQKLPQLAGGLKQLSGGARDLSGGAASLAQGHQQLAGGAQQLATQQLASGADTLAQKTGQAAQGAQAAATGATELASGATELASGAAQLRAGAAALAQKTGGAAQGAKRLASGAADLQNGVDRVVQGNVQVKEALGAVTSRLPAQKDLDQLSGGAATLAQKAGELTGGVGQLAAGAARLAGGSQDLRDGAGRLHDGLSELYRQIPSRTEQLGGDPEGLAASVTVVETRTADVKNNGSAFAPYFIALGLWVGATMTTFIFPYLLLPESGRHTGQAARVLRKFTVPAGYVVMQALIAVLGLHLLGVTYLHPGLVVLTVVTASLTFMLLVLALNLLLGAAGRLLAIVLLIVQLGASGGSYPVELSPGFFRAIHAVVPVTDVINALRFAMFGSYEGQYGTLMTRMLLVALLSLVVALLARYRWQFTPDEKFRSPIITDVG; encoded by the coding sequence ATGCCTGATCCGACTCCAAACCCGCACAACCGGCGGAGTTTTTTCACCGACTACCGCCTTCTGACGCCCAGCGAGCGCTCGCTGTGGCGCTATCCGCTGATGTGGGCAGCGGCCATCGCCATCTTGTTCATCCCGCTGATTTACGCGGGCATCTATCTGGCCAGCGTCTGGGACCCGTACGGTCACCTCGACCGTCTGCCCGTGGCCCTGGTCAACCTCGACCGGGGAGCCAGCGCGCGCGGCAAGACCTACCAGCTGGGCCGCGACCTGGTCGCGGAACTGCGCAAGGACCCGCCCGCGAAGTTCATCGACTACCCCAGCGAAGCCGCCGCGCAAGCAGCGGTGCGCCGGGGCGAGGTCTACTTTGCCCTCACCCTCCCCGGCGACTTCAGCCGCAAGGCGGTGGCCGGCAGCAGCGCCGAACACGGGCAGCTCCGGCTCTACACCGCGCCGGGCACCAGCTACTTTTCCAGCCGGGTGGGCAGCAGTATTGCCCGGGAAATCGCCGCCGACTTGAACCGCACGCTCGGCAGCAACCGCTGGGAAGTGGTGCGGGCTTCGCTGCGTGACGTTCAGCAGGGCTTTGAGAGCATCCGGAACGCCACCGGCCAGCTGCGCGACGGAGCTGCCAGCCTCGAGGACGGCGCGGGCCGACTGGCCAGCGGCGCGAACGAACTGGCCAGCGGCGCGCGCAGCGCGCACAGCGGCGGGCAGCAGCTGACCCGGGGAGCTCGTGACCTCTCGGGCGGCGTGACCCGCCTCACCGCGGGCACCGCCGAGCTCTCGCGGGGCCTGCGAGAACTCGAGGCCGCAGCCCCCGGACGCCAGCAGCTTCAGCCCCTTCAGAGCGGCGCCCAGGAACTCGCGCAAGGCAACGCCCAGCTCGCGACCGGGCTCGCTCAGCTCGAGGGAGGCGCGCGCCAGCTGGAAGGAGGTGCCGCAGACCTTGCCCGGGGAGCCACGCAGCTCGAGGGTGGGGCGCAGCAGCTTGCGCAGAAGCTGCCGCAGCTGGCGGGCGGTCTGAAGCAGCTTTCCGGGGGAGCCCGCGACCTCTCGGGCGGTGCTGCGAGCCTCGCGCAGGGCCACCAGCAGCTTGCGGGCGGAGCGCAGCAGCTCGCCACGCAGCAGCTTGCCTCCGGAGCCGACACCTTGGCCCAGAAAACCGGGCAGGCTGCCCAGGGCGCACAGGCTGCCGCGACCGGGGCCACAGAGCTCGCCTCGGGAGCCACAGAGCTCGCCTCGGGAGCCGCGCAGCTTCGGGCCGGAGCCGCCGCGCTGGCCCAGAAGACCGGAGGCGCCGCGCAGGGTGCAAAACGGCTCGCCAGCGGCGCTGCGGACCTGCAAAACGGCGTGGACCGGGTGGTGCAGGGCAACGTGCAGGTCAAAGAAGCCCTGGGTGCGGTCACCTCGAGGCTGCCCGCCCAGAAAGACCTTGACCAGCTCAGCGGCGGCGCGGCCACCTTGGCCCAGAAGGCCGGGGAACTGACCGGCGGCGTGGGCCAGCTCGCTGCCGGTGCGGCCCGCCTCGCCGGCGGCTCGCAGGACCTGCGCGACGGTGCAGGCCGCCTGCACGACGGCCTGAGCGAACTCTACCGCCAGATCCCAAGCCGAACCGAACAGCTCGGCGGTGACCCCGAAGGCCTGGCCGCCAGCGTCACCGTCGTCGAGACGCGCACCGCCGACGTGAAGAACAACGGTTCGGCCTTCGCGCCGTACTTCATTGCGCTTGGCCTGTGGGTCGGTGCGACCATGACCACCTTTATTTTCCCGTACCTGCTGCTTCCCGAGAGCGGCCGCCACACCGGACAGGCCGCGCGGGTGCTGCGCAAGTTCACCGTGCCCGCCGGCTACGTGGTCATGCAGGCGCTGATCGCGGTGCTGGGACTGCACCTGCTGGGCGTGACCTACCTGCATCCCGGCCTGGTCGTGCTGACGGTCGTGACCGCCAGCCTGACGTTCATGCTGCTGGTCTTGGCCCTCAACCTGCTGCTCGGTGCCGCCGGGCGCCTGCTCGCCATCGTGCTGCTCATCGTGCAGCTCGGGGCTTCCGGCGGCAGCTACCCGGTCGAGCTGTCTCCGGGCTTCTTTCGGGCGATTCACGCGGTGGTCCCGGTGACCGACGTCATCAACGCGCTGCGCTTCGCGATGTTCGGGTCCTACGAGGGACAGTACGGCACGCTGATGACCCGGATGCTGCTGGTAGCCCTGCTGAGCCTTGTTGTGGCGCTGCTGGCGCGCTACCGCTGGCAGTTCACCCCGGACGAGAAATTTCGCTCGCCGATCATCACCGACGTCGGCTGA
- a CDS encoding TetR/AcrR family transcriptional regulator, whose product MPPTDPRKRLPSADRRQQILEASARLFVERGFEAVTVGDIAITLGISRPTVYSYFPSTESILDALLDARLHTLLNRLEPLLASQPKLPPGSAAPNLIAPVFRFLLEERDTLTLLHSGGGPVFRARQHDFLREVARRLPLDPALPAHDHPHLLLIITTLLDSLAYRAANDPAIHPAELAHALSSFVRGGVRELLEHEAN is encoded by the coding sequence ATGCCCCCGACCGACCCCCGCAAGCGCCTGCCCTCCGCAGACCGCCGCCAACAGATCCTCGAGGCCAGCGCCCGGCTGTTTGTCGAACGCGGTTTCGAGGCCGTCACGGTGGGAGACATCGCCATCACCCTCGGCATCTCACGCCCCACCGTCTACAGCTACTTCCCCTCCACCGAGAGCATCCTCGACGCCCTCCTCGACGCGCGGCTCCACACGCTCCTCAACCGCCTCGAGCCGCTGCTCGCGTCCCAGCCGAAGCTGCCGCCCGGCAGCGCCGCTCCGAACCTGATCGCTCCCGTCTTTCGCTTCCTGCTCGAGGAACGCGACACGCTGACCCTGCTGCACAGCGGCGGTGGACCGGTCTTTCGCGCCCGACAGCACGACTTTCTGCGCGAGGTCGCACGCCGCTTGCCGCTTGACCCCGCGCTCCCCGCCCACGACCATCCCCACCTGCTGCTGATCATCACGACGCTGCTCGACAGCCTCGCCTACCGCGCCGCGAACGACCCGGCCATACACCCGGCAGAACTCGCGCACGCCCTGAGCAGCTTCGTCCGGGGCGGCGTGCGCGAGCTGCTCGAACACGAAGCAAACTGA